A window of Rhodococcus sp. SGAir0479 contains these coding sequences:
- a CDS encoding serine hydrolase domain-containing protein → MSEYRPPATMLVDPRFETLATQFFHLFRSTRDGGGALAVYLYGKPVLDVWAGWASPTRKWASDTMTLSFSTGKGVASTVLHRLAQRGLLDYDTPVATYWPEFEAAGKGSITVRELLSHRAGLHRIRGLVPGRLALLDHERVAAALAAAPPDPRRTRMPGYHAVTYGTLVAELAEKVSGKSFTELVRTEIAEPLRLPAFWFQVPESEKQRIAKVFPHINPFGIPWGLTSAAMGLVPRIKNIADAGMPEGFDMLVRDPSIHDYVMPGWNGVFSARALARMYAAFANGGVVDGIRFLEPDTVAQVGEVQTGARDYVLGLRMNWRLGYHAALVATRTQYSGAFGHYGVGGSGAFADPDSGLSVAFVTNRLGNAFTPFADLRLPNLGAKAESLAHHL, encoded by the coding sequence ATGTCGGAGTACCGACCACCCGCGACGATGCTCGTCGACCCGCGGTTCGAGACGCTCGCCACCCAGTTCTTCCACCTCTTCCGCAGTACCCGCGACGGCGGCGGCGCTCTCGCCGTCTACCTGTACGGGAAGCCGGTACTCGACGTCTGGGCGGGCTGGGCATCGCCCACCCGCAAGTGGGCCTCCGACACCATGACGTTGTCGTTCTCCACCGGCAAGGGCGTCGCCAGCACGGTGCTGCACCGGCTCGCGCAGCGCGGGCTGCTCGACTACGACACCCCGGTCGCCACGTACTGGCCGGAGTTCGAGGCGGCCGGTAAAGGTTCGATCACCGTCCGTGAGCTGTTGAGCCATCGCGCCGGTCTGCACCGGATCCGCGGGTTGGTTCCGGGTCGCCTGGCGCTGCTCGATCACGAGCGGGTGGCCGCCGCCCTCGCCGCGGCGCCACCGGATCCGCGACGCACCCGGATGCCCGGCTATCACGCGGTCACGTACGGCACGCTCGTCGCCGAGCTGGCAGAGAAGGTGAGCGGCAAGTCGTTCACCGAGCTGGTCCGCACCGAGATCGCCGAGCCGCTGCGGCTGCCTGCATTCTGGTTCCAGGTCCCGGAGTCCGAGAAGCAGCGGATCGCGAAGGTGTTCCCGCACATCAACCCGTTCGGGATCCCGTGGGGGCTGACGTCGGCGGCCATGGGTCTGGTCCCGCGGATCAAGAACATCGCCGACGCGGGCATGCCGGAGGGGTTCGACATGCTCGTGCGTGATCCGTCGATCCACGACTACGTGATGCCCGGATGGAACGGGGTGTTCAGCGCCCGCGCGCTCGCCCGCATGTACGCGGCGTTCGCCAACGGTGGCGTCGTCGACGGCATCCGCTTCCTCGAACCCGACACGGTCGCCCAGGTCGGCGAGGTACAGACCGGTGCCCGCGATTACGTGCTGGGCCTGCGGATGAACTGGCGCCTGGGCTACCACGCGGCCCTCGTCGCCACCCGCACCCAGTACTCCGGGGCCTTCGGGCACTACGGCGTCGGCGGCTCCGGGGCTTTCGCGGACCCGGACTCCGGGCTCTCGGTAGCGTTCGTGACCAACCGGCTGGGCAACGCCTTCACCCCGTTCGCCGACCTGCGGCTGCCCAATCTCGGCGCCAAGGCCGAGTCCCTCGCGCACCACCTGTGA
- a CDS encoding DUF2470 domain-containing protein produces the protein MTRTTLGPSTAERMRSASARAADAVLAVAGSDPAVTSMHHLCADGTAVVAAPTDCVAAALAWQAGPGGLPAVLELTDFAPLDLREPVRSLVWLRGTLTAVSGLGERRLADLVAAENPHPALLDVGHGATLLRLRLESAVVADSSGAEAVAVADLLAAEPDPFRDVETDWLQHLEEDHSDLVEMLARRLPSSLRTGRIRPLGIDRYGVRLRIEAEDGDRDVRMDFAEPVADALGLSRALRILVGCPFVNGMRARR, from the coding sequence ATGACCCGCACCACTCTCGGACCGTCCACCGCCGAACGCATGCGGAGCGCGAGTGCCCGCGCCGCCGACGCCGTGCTCGCGGTCGCCGGCAGCGATCCCGCGGTCACGTCGATGCACCACCTGTGCGCCGACGGCACCGCGGTCGTCGCCGCCCCGACGGACTGCGTCGCCGCCGCACTCGCCTGGCAGGCCGGACCGGGCGGGTTGCCCGCCGTCCTCGAACTCACCGACTTCGCACCCCTCGACCTGCGCGAGCCGGTCCGGTCGCTGGTGTGGCTGCGCGGCACGCTCACCGCGGTCTCCGGACTCGGCGAGCGGCGTCTCGCCGACCTTGTCGCGGCCGAGAACCCGCATCCCGCACTCCTCGACGTCGGACACGGGGCGACGCTGCTGCGCTTGCGGCTCGAGTCCGCCGTCGTCGCCGACAGCAGCGGTGCCGAAGCGGTCGCGGTCGCGGACCTGCTCGCCGCCGAGCCGGACCCCTTCCGGGACGTCGAGACGGACTGGCTGCAGCACCTCGAAGAGGACCACTCCGATCTGGTGGAGATGCTCGCCCGTCGCCTGCCGTCGTCGCTGCGGACCGGGCGCATCCGCCCGCTCGGCATCGACCGGTACGGTGTCCGCCTGCGGATCGAGGCCGAGGACGGCGACCGGGACGTGCGGATGGACTTCGCCGAGCCCGTCGCCGACGCCCTCGGCCTCAGCCGGGCGCTGCGCATCCTGGTCGGTTGCCCGTTCGTCAACGGCATGCGCGCCCGCCGCTGA
- the pheA gene encoding prephenate dehydratase has product MPRIAYFGPTGTFTEMALAQLEAAGTFDGVVERVAAPSQAAALELIRSGDVDGAVVPIESSVEGSIRPTMDALALGDRLQIMAETELEVAFSIVGRPGVRLEDVRTVRAYPVATAQVQGWLGRYLPDARVEPASSNAGAAEDVAAGLADAGVSTALAGERLGLVALASGVADYDGARTRFVLVTPPGPAPARTGNDRTSVVLHLDNVPGSLVRAMTEFATRGIDLTRIESRPTRKEFGTYLFHLDCVGHIDDGLVAEALKALHRFSDVRFLGSWPSAVPGGGAPMPDAEDTAWLDRLRRGEENA; this is encoded by the coding sequence GTGCCTCGTATCGCGTACTTCGGTCCCACCGGGACCTTCACGGAGATGGCCCTCGCCCAGCTCGAGGCGGCCGGCACGTTCGACGGCGTCGTCGAGCGGGTGGCCGCGCCCAGTCAGGCGGCCGCGCTGGAACTGATCCGCAGCGGCGACGTCGACGGTGCCGTGGTGCCGATCGAAAGTTCGGTCGAGGGATCCATCCGCCCCACCATGGACGCGCTCGCGCTCGGCGACCGGCTGCAGATCATGGCCGAGACCGAGCTCGAGGTCGCGTTCTCGATCGTCGGACGCCCCGGCGTGCGTCTCGAGGACGTCCGGACCGTGCGGGCCTACCCGGTCGCGACCGCGCAGGTGCAGGGCTGGCTCGGCCGGTACCTCCCCGACGCCCGTGTCGAACCCGCGTCGTCGAACGCCGGGGCGGCGGAGGACGTCGCCGCCGGCCTCGCCGACGCCGGGGTGTCCACCGCGCTGGCGGGGGAGCGGCTCGGACTCGTGGCGCTCGCGTCCGGTGTCGCCGACTACGACGGCGCCCGCACCCGCTTCGTACTGGTCACCCCGCCGGGGCCGGCACCCGCCCGGACCGGCAACGACCGCACCAGCGTCGTGCTGCACCTCGACAACGTGCCCGGCTCGCTGGTTCGCGCGATGACGGAGTTCGCGACCCGCGGCATCGATCTCACTCGCATCGAATCCCGGCCCACGCGTAAGGAATTCGGCACCTATCTGTTCCATCTCGACTGTGTCGGGCACATCGACGACGGCTTGGTCGCGGAGGCGCTCAAGGCGCTGCACCGGTTCAGCGACGTCCGCTTCCTCGGATCGTGGCCGTCGGCGGTCCCGGGCGGGGGCGCGCCGATGCCCGACGCCGAGGACACCGCATGGCTCGACCGCCTGCGTCGCGGAGAGGAGAACGCGTGA
- a CDS encoding histidine phosphatase family protein, with product MSGRLILVRHGQTEANVERRLDTRLPGARLTELGRTQARTLGERLAPQPPAALVSSQALRARETAGFVETASGLTLQVREGLHEAQAGELEDRSDVESHKMFAKVFHTWHAGDLSARMPGGESGLDIIERYVPVVDSLRAEYLDGGAGGDVVVVSHGAAIRLVGAYLAGVPGAFAADRHLENTSAVELVPTDTGWRCVRWGTFAPPFEATPQRPWFEAEATEATDDPMG from the coding sequence GTGAGCGGCAGGCTCATCCTGGTTCGACACGGACAGACCGAGGCCAACGTCGAACGGCGGCTCGACACCCGGCTGCCCGGTGCCCGGCTCACCGAACTGGGCAGGACGCAGGCGCGGACCTTGGGGGAACGGCTCGCGCCGCAACCCCCGGCGGCGCTGGTGTCGTCGCAGGCGTTGCGCGCCCGGGAGACGGCGGGTTTCGTCGAGACGGCGTCGGGGCTCACGCTGCAGGTGCGTGAGGGTCTGCACGAGGCGCAGGCCGGTGAACTCGAGGACCGCTCGGACGTCGAATCGCACAAGATGTTCGCGAAGGTGTTCCACACGTGGCACGCGGGCGACCTGTCGGCACGTATGCCGGGCGGCGAGTCCGGTCTCGACATCATCGAACGCTATGTGCCGGTGGTGGATTCGCTGCGCGCCGAATACCTCGACGGCGGTGCCGGGGGCGACGTCGTGGTGGTGAGCCACGGTGCGGCCATCCGCCTGGTGGGTGCGTACCTGGCCGGGGTGCCGGGTGCGTTCGCGGCCGATCGTCATCTGGAGAACACTTCCGCCGTCGAACTGGTGCCGACCGACACCGGCTGGCGGTGTGTCCGCTGGGGCACGTTCGCGCCGCCGTTCGAGGCCACACCGCAGCGGCCGTGGTTCGAGGCCGAGGCGACCGAGGCCACCGACGACCCGATGGGCTGA
- a CDS encoding ESX secretion-associated protein EspG, producing the protein MIDLGIEPVAGTLPPTTLHLDEIDLLVHLLDIDVLPVVLDARPRFDSLPARDAVFRGAHGTLTAAGRVDGVAVDAELARALRVLARPDVELAARRYVDGAVHRACLAGADGRAVLALRSGDTVTIRALGPDRVGPLAQALGDGHPLPFGVVNCPTTALGAALHRLSDPAAAAAGLTALGVPDAEAAVVGPAVAGCTRLTEVVGFAHAGGPAPHPHGPVTVFDTPDGRVVGTTSIATDGVRWTSLSPGTPGRLHRALDDLLAQLT; encoded by the coding sequence GTGATCGACTTGGGGATCGAACCGGTCGCCGGGACGCTGCCGCCGACGACACTGCACCTCGACGAGATCGACCTGCTGGTCCACCTGCTCGACATCGACGTGCTGCCGGTGGTGCTGGACGCCCGGCCGCGGTTCGATTCGCTGCCCGCCCGGGACGCAGTGTTCCGCGGCGCCCACGGGACGCTCACCGCCGCGGGCCGGGTCGACGGTGTCGCGGTGGACGCCGAGCTCGCGCGGGCCCTGCGTGTGCTCGCCCGCCCGGACGTCGAGCTCGCCGCGCGACGCTACGTCGACGGCGCCGTGCACCGCGCCTGCCTGGCCGGCGCCGACGGTAGGGCGGTGCTGGCGCTGCGCAGCGGCGACACGGTCACGATCCGTGCCCTCGGACCCGACCGCGTGGGCCCGCTGGCGCAGGCGCTCGGCGACGGCCATCCGTTGCCGTTCGGTGTCGTGAACTGCCCCACCACCGCCCTGGGCGCCGCGCTCCACCGGCTGAGCGATCCCGCCGCCGCGGCCGCGGGCCTGACCGCGCTCGGGGTCCCGGACGCCGAGGCCGCGGTCGTCGGACCAGCGGTCGCGGGATGTACCCGGCTCACCGAGGTCGTGGGGTTCGCGCACGCGGGCGGCCCGGCACCGCACCCGCACGGGCCGGTGACGGTGTTCGACACCCCGGACGGACGCGTCGTGGGCACCACCAGCATCGCCACCGACGGCGTCCGGTGGACGTCGCTCAGCCCGGGCACGCCGGGACGGCTGCACCGGGCGCTCGACGATCTGCTGGCGCAGCTGACCTGA